One genomic segment of Streptomyces sp. TLI_146 includes these proteins:
- a CDS encoding rhodanese-like domain-containing protein: protein MTTTQLATAANPVLRVAPAAPADAAAYFRASLVFHADVSDVASVLAAGGEPGFVVLDSRSTESWDQGHVPGAVHLPTALIAEQAEQLLDKSVPVVTYCWGPGCNGATRAALALAELGYQVKEMLGGFEYWVREGFEFETWEGRETREADALTAPVGAENCGC, encoded by the coding sequence ATGACAACAACGCAGCTCGCCACCGCCGCCAACCCCGTCCTCCGCGTCGCCCCGGCCGCGCCCGCCGACGCCGCCGCGTACTTCCGCGCCAGCCTGGTCTTCCACGCCGACGTCTCCGACGTGGCGTCCGTGCTGGCCGCAGGCGGCGAGCCGGGCTTCGTGGTGCTGGACTCGCGCTCCACGGAGTCCTGGGACCAGGGCCATGTGCCCGGCGCCGTACACCTGCCCACCGCGCTCATCGCCGAGCAGGCCGAGCAGCTGCTCGACAAGTCCGTGCCGGTCGTCACCTACTGCTGGGGCCCCGGCTGCAACGGCGCCACCCGCGCCGCCCTGGCCCTGGCCGAACTCGGCTACCAGGTCAAGGAGATGCTCGGCGGCTTCGAGTACTGGGTGCGCGAGGGCTTCGAGTTCGAGACCTGGGAGGGCCGCGAGACGCGCGAGGCCGACGCACTGACCGCGCCCGTGGGCGCGGAGAACTGCGGCTGCTGA
- a CDS encoding Lrp/AsnC family transcriptional regulator → MTEYSPDATDWRILDALQQDGRATFAELARAVAMSPSAVTERVRRLEEAGVISGYTAVVDQERLGRGILAFVRLRYPNGNYKPFHDLLEATPEIMEAHHVTGDDCFVIKVGARSMSHLEEISGKIGALGSVTTSVVYSSPLPRRAIGR, encoded by the coding sequence ATGACCGAGTATTCCCCGGACGCCACCGACTGGCGCATCCTGGACGCCCTCCAGCAGGACGGCCGGGCCACATTCGCGGAGCTGGCCCGCGCCGTCGCCATGTCCCCGAGCGCCGTGACGGAACGGGTGCGGCGCCTCGAAGAGGCGGGGGTGATCTCGGGCTATACGGCGGTCGTCGACCAGGAGCGGCTCGGCCGGGGCATCCTCGCCTTCGTACGGCTGCGGTACCCGAACGGCAACTACAAGCCGTTCCACGATCTGCTGGAGGCGACTCCGGAGATCATGGAGGCGCACCATGTCACGGGCGACGACTGCTTCGTGATCAAGGTGGGGGCGCGGTCGATGAGCCACCTGGAGGAGATCTCCGGGAAGATCGGCGCCCTGGGGTCGGTGACGACCAGCGTCGTCTACTCCTCGCCGCTGCCCCGCCGGGCGATCGGCCGCTGA